The Streptomyces sp. NBC_01689 genome includes a window with the following:
- a CDS encoding SDR family NAD(P)-dependent oxidoreductase: MADFSSRPGAAFVAGGTGGIGAAVVRTLAERGSDVAFTYRTGRAGADALVTQVREHGRQVLALALDLTDETATAEAVSEAADTFGGLHTVVYAAGPHVPMVHLSQVTPRQFRAQLEADALAFFHLVHPALPRLRESRGNIVAVTTVATRRFPVRDGLSSGTKGAVEAVARALAAEEGRYGVRVNCVAPGMLTDGIAARLIASGELDETALRITRHNIPLRRFGEATDIAEAVAFLASDRAGFITGQALGVDGGYSV, encoded by the coding sequence ATGGCGGACTTCTCCAGCAGGCCCGGCGCCGCGTTCGTCGCGGGCGGCACCGGCGGGATCGGCGCGGCCGTCGTCCGTACGCTGGCCGAGCGCGGCAGCGACGTGGCCTTCACCTACCGCACCGGCCGGGCCGGGGCCGACGCGCTCGTCACCCAGGTGCGCGAACACGGACGCCAAGTCCTCGCGCTGGCCCTCGACCTGACCGACGAGACGGCCACCGCGGAGGCGGTCTCCGAGGCCGCGGACACCTTCGGCGGCCTCCACACGGTGGTGTACGCGGCCGGCCCGCACGTGCCGATGGTCCACCTCAGCCAGGTGACACCACGTCAGTTCCGTGCCCAGCTCGAGGCGGACGCTCTGGCCTTCTTCCATCTCGTCCATCCCGCGCTGCCACGACTGCGGGAGAGCCGGGGCAACATCGTCGCCGTGACCACCGTGGCCACCCGCCGTTTCCCGGTCCGCGACGGGCTCTCCTCGGGCACGAAGGGGGCGGTCGAGGCCGTCGCGCGGGCGCTGGCGGCCGAGGAGGGCCGGTACGGAGTCCGGGTGAACTGCGTCGCCCCGGGCATGCTGACCGACGGCATCGCCGCCCGGCTGATCGCCTCCGGCGAGCTCGACGAGACGGCCCTGCGGATCACCCGCCACAACATCCCGCTCCGCCGCTTCGGCGAGGCGACGGACATCGCCGAGGCGGTGGCGTTCCTGGCCTCGGACCGCGCCGGTTTCATCACCGGGCAGGCCCTCGGGGTGGACGGCGGCTACAGCGTGTGA
- a CDS encoding SRPBCC family protein: MASTSVSRVVPASPARVWEVIGGFGSLPDWLPYIPDSTFTEGGRVRHLKNPDGEVIVERLMSFDEEQRYYSYHILQAPFPVVDYLATVRVHGISGDENAAEVQWSGRFVPVGATDEEVVDLFTGIYRDGLDALAKTLGA; this comes from the coding sequence ATGGCGTCCACATCGGTGAGCCGGGTCGTCCCGGCCTCTCCCGCACGCGTGTGGGAAGTCATCGGCGGGTTCGGGTCACTGCCCGACTGGCTGCCGTACATCCCCGATAGCACCTTCACGGAGGGCGGTCGCGTACGGCACCTGAAGAATCCCGACGGGGAGGTCATCGTCGAGCGGCTGATGTCGTTCGACGAGGAACAGCGCTACTACAGCTACCACATCCTGCAGGCGCCCTTCCCCGTCGTCGACTACCTGGCGACGGTGCGGGTCCACGGGATCAGCGGCGACGAGAACGCCGCGGAGGTCCAGTGGTCCGGCCGCTTCGTCCCCGTGGGGGCCACGGACGAGGAAGTGGTCGACCTCTTCACCGGCATCTACCGCGACGGCCTGGACGCTCTGGCCAAGACGCTCGGCGCCTGA
- a CDS encoding poly-gamma-glutamate biosynthesis protein PgsC/CapC, which produces MIPSVLTPEIAAIGIGLGLMFSLMCYLATNLSPGGMITPGWLALTLIEDLQRAALVVGVTVLTYLATLLMQRFVILYGKRLFAAVVLSGVLIQATVIIVLQMEFPLLYANQTLGFIVPGLVGYQLVRQPKGATLLSVGSVTLATYVVLTAGILLGAMPST; this is translated from the coding sequence TTGATCCCCTCCGTCCTCACCCCCGAGATCGCCGCGATCGGCATCGGCCTGGGCCTGATGTTCTCGTTGATGTGCTACCTGGCGACCAACCTGTCGCCGGGCGGCATGATCACTCCCGGCTGGCTCGCCCTCACCCTCATCGAGGACCTGCAGCGGGCCGCCCTGGTGGTCGGCGTGACCGTACTGACGTACCTCGCCACGCTGTTGATGCAGCGCTTCGTGATCCTCTACGGCAAGCGGCTCTTCGCGGCCGTGGTGCTCAGCGGCGTGCTCATCCAGGCGACCGTGATCATCGTGCTGCAGATGGAGTTCCCGCTGCTGTACGCCAACCAGACACTCGGGTTCATCGTTCCCGGCCTGGTCGGCTACCAGCTGGTCCGCCAGCCCAAGGGCGCGACGCTGTTGTCCGTCGGCTCGGTCACCCTCGCCACCTATGTGGTGCTGACCGCCGGCATCCTGCTCGGCGCCATGCCCTCCACCTGA
- a CDS encoding HAD domain-containing protein: MGSVGRPLLFLDVDGPLIPFGAVSGPYPTWTTAQEPPDADANPLLDRIDPGHGIRLAALPCELVWATTWMADANECIAPRIGLPRLSVVVWPEPSGIDDQDERAGLHWKTRALVAWAAGRPFAWVDDEVTDTDRSWVADHHPGRALLHRVDPRQGLVDSDYAALDSWLRQTEHPGR; the protein is encoded by the coding sequence ATGGGTTCCGTGGGTCGTCCGCTGCTCTTTCTCGATGTCGACGGGCCGCTCATCCCGTTCGGGGCGGTGTCCGGGCCGTATCCAACCTGGACGACGGCTCAGGAACCACCCGATGCCGACGCGAATCCACTCCTCGACCGGATCGATCCCGGGCACGGGATCCGGCTGGCCGCGCTCCCGTGCGAGCTGGTCTGGGCGACGACCTGGATGGCGGACGCCAACGAGTGCATCGCCCCTCGCATCGGTCTGCCACGGCTGTCGGTGGTGGTCTGGCCGGAGCCGTCCGGCATCGACGACCAGGACGAACGCGCCGGACTGCACTGGAAGACGCGCGCCCTGGTCGCATGGGCCGCCGGACGCCCGTTCGCCTGGGTCGACGACGAGGTCACCGACACCGATCGGTCCTGGGTCGCCGACCATCACCCGGGGCGCGCCCTCCTGCACCGTGTCGATCCCCGCCAGGGACTGGTGGACAGCGACTACGCGGCGCTCGACTCGTGGCTGCGGCAGACGGAGCACCCCGGCCGGTGA
- a CDS encoding TetR/AcrR family transcriptional regulator produces MARPRNQVERRAQLIDATARTVVDLGATATKLRDVAKAAGVTPASVLYYYTDIHELFAAVFERSAATYFVSREDAIARAEGPVERLRACIRTGVPWPGEAEESTRLLFELFPVALRNESAAQRQRAFVDQQSELYRQVLELGRESGEFTLSGDARILGRSFVALEDGYAMDLLVGSATAQEIEGRLLDHAAAVTGHPAFGRSAQSRP; encoded by the coding sequence ATGGCCCGACCAAGAAACCAGGTGGAGCGCCGCGCCCAGCTGATCGACGCGACCGCCAGGACCGTGGTGGACCTCGGGGCCACAGCCACCAAGCTGCGGGATGTCGCGAAGGCCGCGGGCGTCACTCCCGCCTCGGTGCTCTACTACTACACCGACATCCATGAACTGTTCGCGGCCGTGTTCGAGCGCAGTGCGGCCACGTACTTCGTCAGTCGCGAGGACGCCATCGCGCGGGCTGAGGGCCCGGTGGAGCGGCTGCGGGCCTGCATCCGCACGGGCGTGCCGTGGCCCGGAGAGGCCGAGGAGAGCACCCGGCTGCTCTTCGAACTCTTTCCGGTGGCGTTGCGCAACGAGAGTGCCGCCCAACGGCAGCGCGCCTTCGTCGATCAGCAGAGCGAGCTCTACCGGCAGGTACTGGAACTGGGCCGGGAGAGCGGCGAGTTCACACTCTCCGGGGATGCGCGGATCCTCGGGCGCTCCTTCGTGGCGCTGGAGGACGGCTACGCGATGGACCTGCTGGTCGGCAGCGCGACCGCGCAGGAGATCGAGGGTCGCCTGCTCGACCACGCGGCGGCCGTCACGGGTCATCCGGCCTTCGGTCGAAGCGCTCAGTCGCGGCCTTGA
- the pgsB gene encoding poly-gamma-glutamate synthase PgsB, with amino-acid sequence MLFLYSVLLVCCTIMLVAGIVEQRRHYTNLDHIPTRVLINGIRGKSSITRLCAGALRGGGLTTVAKTTGTAARFIHPDATEEPVYRKFGIANVVEQIGIVRRAAAYEPDALVIECMAVMPALQEINQSKLIRSTIGVLCNVREDHLAEMGPTLDDVARSLCRSMPEDGICVTAEKDRFHILQEEADARNCELIYADPEIVSDEELRGFSWFTFKENVAIALKVAELLGVERETALQGMYEAPPDPGVLSVERYVTPEGKKLRFANVFAANDPESTLMNINQLLDLGAIHRPVNVVINCRPDRVERNGQMGEIIPDLDPERVFVIGHPAKSAIDAIPAEFRSRAVDLGGDKRDAQEFMARMLEQLGPDSSLVAIGNIHGQGEILLEHLAELPPDDSPDEVVDAAPAGKAETAPAVVEHVETMQLYVPRIDPYQRYSEAYESRYGQQPHVAPQVPVQRDAAHPYPDQEQRANRAGHGRPYPDDARTQQHHGAQSAPHAPQARPESGTAPGQAAPRGLFEPRIPPQPSADESQQWHSPGEQR; translated from the coding sequence GTGCTCTTCCTCTACTCCGTACTGCTGGTGTGCTGCACGATCATGCTCGTCGCGGGCATCGTGGAGCAGCGTCGGCACTACACCAACCTGGACCACATACCCACCCGGGTGTTGATCAACGGCATCCGCGGCAAGTCGTCCATCACCCGGCTCTGCGCCGGCGCGCTGCGCGGCGGCGGTCTGACCACCGTCGCCAAGACGACCGGCACCGCGGCCCGGTTCATCCACCCCGACGCCACCGAGGAGCCGGTCTACCGCAAGTTCGGCATCGCCAACGTCGTCGAGCAGATCGGCATCGTGCGGCGCGCCGCCGCCTACGAGCCGGACGCGCTCGTCATCGAGTGCATGGCCGTCATGCCGGCCCTGCAGGAGATCAACCAGTCCAAGCTGATCCGCTCCACGATCGGCGTGCTGTGCAACGTCCGTGAGGACCACCTCGCCGAGATGGGCCCCACCCTGGACGACGTGGCGCGTTCCCTGTGCCGGTCGATGCCGGAGGACGGCATCTGCGTCACGGCCGAGAAGGACCGCTTCCACATCCTCCAGGAGGAGGCCGACGCCCGGAACTGCGAACTCATCTACGCCGATCCGGAGATCGTCAGCGACGAGGAGCTGCGCGGCTTCAGCTGGTTCACCTTCAAGGAGAACGTGGCCATCGCGCTGAAGGTGGCCGAACTCCTCGGTGTCGAACGGGAGACGGCCCTGCAGGGCATGTACGAGGCGCCGCCGGACCCGGGTGTCCTCTCCGTCGAGCGCTACGTCACGCCCGAGGGGAAGAAGCTGCGCTTCGCCAACGTCTTCGCGGCCAACGACCCCGAGTCGACGCTGATGAACATCAACCAGCTGCTCGACCTCGGCGCCATCCACCGCCCGGTCAACGTGGTCATCAACTGCCGCCCCGACCGCGTCGAACGCAACGGGCAGATGGGCGAGATCATCCCCGACCTCGACCCCGAGCGCGTCTTCGTCATCGGCCACCCGGCCAAGTCCGCCATCGACGCCATCCCCGCGGAGTTCCGCTCACGCGCCGTCGACCTCGGCGGCGACAAGCGCGACGCGCAGGAGTTCATGGCCCGGATGCTGGAGCAGCTCGGCCCGGACTCCTCACTGGTCGCGATCGGCAACATCCACGGCCAGGGCGAGATCCTGCTGGAGCACCTCGCCGAACTCCCGCCGGACGACAGCCCCGACGAGGTCGTGGACGCCGCCCCGGCCGGCAAGGCCGAGACGGCGCCCGCCGTGGTCGAACACGTCGAGACCATGCAGCTGTACGTGCCCCGTATCGACCCCTACCAGCGGTACTCGGAGGCGTACGAGTCGCGCTACGGACAGCAGCCGCACGTCGCCCCGCAGGTTCCCGTGCAGCGCGACGCCGCACATCCGTACCCGGACCAGGAACAGCGGGCGAACCGCGCCGGACACGGCCGGCCCTACCCGGACGACGCCCGGACCCAGCAGCACCACGGTGCCCAGTCCGCTCCGCACGCGCCGCAGGCGCGCCCGGAAAGCGGTACCGCACCCGGACAGGCCGCGCCCCGCGGGCTGTTCGAACCCCGTATCCCCCCTCAGCCTTCCGCCGACGAGAGCCAGCAGTGGCACAGCCCAGGAGAGCAGCGTTGA
- a CDS encoding carbon-nitrogen hydrolase family protein — MSRALPLVLAQAAQRGADDLDGLATDVRRRTAGLPATPLVVYPELHLGGPAAGAAHPTPSELPELLAEPMGGPRDRALAEIAGDLGVWLAPGSVYERAPDGRIHNTAPVYSPRGERVAAYRKIFPWRPYETVSPGAEFTVFELDGIGRVGLSICYDAWFPETTRHLAWMGAELVLNFVQTSGSDRSQELVLARANAIVNQLFVASVNCAAPVGTGRTLLVDPQGTVRSEAAGDSDTTLTDVIDLDEVTNVRRLGTAALNRPWQQFRADDRPLELPLYQGRIDPATWTGATAPAPLPSHPTETGGPRTEERMP, encoded by the coding sequence ATGTCCCGCGCTCTCCCCCTCGTCCTGGCCCAGGCCGCCCAGCGCGGCGCCGACGACCTGGACGGCCTGGCCACCGACGTACGCAGGCGCACGGCAGGGCTGCCCGCCACGCCGCTGGTCGTCTACCCCGAGCTCCACCTGGGCGGGCCGGCCGCCGGAGCCGCGCACCCCACCCCCTCCGAGCTGCCGGAACTCCTCGCCGAGCCCATGGGCGGCCCGCGGGACCGCGCTCTCGCGGAGATCGCCGGTGACCTCGGCGTCTGGCTCGCCCCGGGCAGCGTCTACGAGCGTGCGCCGGACGGACGGATCCACAACACCGCTCCCGTGTACTCCCCGCGCGGCGAGCGGGTCGCGGCCTACCGGAAGATCTTCCCCTGGCGGCCCTACGAGACGGTCTCCCCCGGCGCCGAGTTCACCGTCTTCGAGCTGGACGGCATCGGTCGCGTAGGGCTGTCGATCTGCTACGACGCGTGGTTCCCCGAGACCACCCGCCACCTCGCCTGGATGGGCGCCGAGCTGGTGCTGAACTTCGTGCAGACCTCCGGCAGCGACCGGTCCCAGGAACTCGTCCTGGCCCGCGCCAACGCCATCGTCAACCAGCTCTTCGTCGCCAGCGTCAACTGCGCGGCGCCCGTGGGCACCGGCCGGACCCTGCTCGTCGACCCGCAGGGCACCGTCCGGTCCGAAGCCGCGGGCGACAGCGACACCACCCTCACCGACGTGATCGACCTGGACGAGGTCACCAACGTCCGGCGTCTGGGAACCGCCGCCCTCAACCGGCCCTGGCAGCAGTTCCGGGCCGACGACCGCCCGCTCGAACTGCCGCTCTACCAGGGGCGGATCGACCCCGCGACGTGGACCGGCGCCACCGCCCCGGCCCCTCTGCCCAGCCACCCCACCGAGACCGGTGGTCCCCGGACGGAAGAGAGAATGCCGTGA
- a CDS encoding aldo/keto reductase, translating to MKLDQILPAHIGFGSAPLGNMFRSVPEEEAAATVDAAWEQGTRYFDTAPFYGSGLAEIRLGNALSGRPRDEYVLSTKVGRVILDEEEDPAARDLGEKGNLFAHGRPNKMVHVWTADATKRSIEDSLKRLRTDRLDIVWVHDIAQDFHGDLWLEKFEEARTGAFRVLTALRDQGVIKAWGLGVNRTEPIEITLALDEPQPDGFLLAGRYSLLDHAHALQRLLPMAEEQGVGMVVGGPYSSGILAGGTHFEYVTAPPAIVAKVARLKELTDSHGVSVKAAALHFSLAHPVAEAVIPGATRPAHTIEDHAAFNEKVPAGFWADLRDSGLVSPLAPLPDGA from the coding sequence GTGAAACTCGATCAGATCCTCCCGGCACACATAGGGTTCGGCAGCGCACCGCTCGGAAACATGTTCCGCTCGGTTCCCGAGGAAGAGGCCGCGGCCACGGTCGACGCCGCCTGGGAACAGGGCACGCGCTATTTCGACACCGCGCCCTTCTACGGCTCCGGACTGGCGGAGATCCGTCTCGGGAACGCGCTCTCCGGCCGTCCGCGCGACGAGTACGTCCTCAGCACCAAGGTCGGCCGGGTCATCCTGGACGAGGAGGAGGACCCGGCCGCACGTGATCTCGGCGAGAAGGGCAACCTCTTCGCTCACGGTCGCCCGAACAAGATGGTTCACGTGTGGACGGCCGACGCGACGAAACGCTCCATCGAAGACAGCTTGAAGCGCCTGCGGACCGACCGCCTGGACATCGTGTGGGTGCACGACATCGCCCAGGACTTCCACGGCGACCTGTGGCTGGAGAAATTCGAGGAGGCTCGCACGGGTGCGTTCCGCGTGCTCACCGCGTTGCGGGACCAGGGTGTCATCAAGGCCTGGGGACTCGGCGTCAACCGCACCGAACCCATCGAAATCACCCTGGCGCTGGACGAGCCGCAGCCCGACGGGTTCCTGCTGGCCGGCCGGTACTCCCTGCTCGACCACGCGCACGCCCTGCAACGGCTGTTGCCCATGGCGGAGGAGCAGGGCGTCGGCATGGTCGTCGGAGGGCCCTACAGCTCCGGCATCCTCGCCGGCGGCACCCACTTCGAGTACGTCACCGCTCCGCCCGCGATCGTGGCGAAGGTCGCACGGCTGAAGGAACTCACCGACAGCCACGGCGTGAGCGTCAAGGCCGCCGCCCTCCACTTCTCCCTCGCGCACCCCGTCGCCGAGGCGGTGATCCCGGGCGCGACCCGGCCCGCCCACACCATCGAGGACCATGCCGCGTTCAACGAGAAGGTGCCCGCCGGATTCTGGGCCGATCTGCGCGACTCCGGCCTGGTCAGCCCCCTGGCGCCCCTGCCGGACGGGGCATGA
- a CDS encoding APC family permease yields MTEQPARMRGDLGLLSVVAFGVAYMAPAVVTSIFGVIAATSKGAAPTAYMIATGAMLLTGLSYAKMAKVHPSSGSVYTYARKELDARIGFLAGWALLLDYLFLPMVAWLLQAIYLHAQFPAVPEWAWLVINVVLATVVNVVGLKAADRVNRILLVGVTTVLVVLAVLCARHGLGHGGAPAAGHAFWNHATSLSSVTAAAAVAAYAFLGFDAVSTLSEEVRDPRRTIPRSIILTVLTGGGIFIAISFLMQWAHPGGSFTDENSAGYLVSTTVGGHTFADVANIVGMLGGFASCVAIQASTSRLMFVMGRDGALPRRIFGRLHRKLLTPVTNVLVIGGIGLLALNLSLADATSFINFGAFLGFAVVNLCVIAYAVRQWRSGTRHSRVRYVLLPAAGAAVDVYLITQLGGTAVRLGLGWLILGIVWLAVITRGFRRPAPELRLQSTDDTSAPPEATGSRVRTA; encoded by the coding sequence GTGACAGAACAGCCGGCCCGTATGCGTGGAGACCTCGGGCTCCTCTCCGTGGTCGCCTTCGGCGTGGCCTACATGGCCCCCGCCGTCGTCACCTCGATCTTCGGAGTGATCGCCGCCACCAGCAAGGGCGCCGCGCCCACCGCGTACATGATCGCCACGGGCGCGATGCTGCTCACGGGACTCAGCTACGCGAAGATGGCCAAGGTCCACCCGAGCTCCGGGTCCGTCTACACCTACGCCCGCAAGGAACTCGACGCGCGCATCGGTTTTCTCGCCGGGTGGGCGCTGCTGCTCGACTACCTGTTCCTGCCGATGGTCGCCTGGCTGCTCCAGGCCATCTACCTCCACGCCCAGTTCCCGGCCGTCCCTGAGTGGGCCTGGCTCGTCATCAACGTGGTCCTGGCCACCGTCGTCAACGTCGTCGGCCTGAAGGCCGCCGACCGTGTCAACCGGATCCTGCTGGTCGGCGTGACCACCGTCCTCGTCGTCCTCGCGGTGCTGTGCGCCCGCCACGGCCTCGGTCACGGGGGCGCCCCCGCCGCGGGCCACGCCTTCTGGAACCACGCGACCAGCCTGTCGTCCGTGACGGCCGCCGCCGCGGTGGCCGCCTACGCCTTCCTCGGCTTCGACGCGGTGAGCACGCTCAGCGAGGAGGTGCGTGACCCGCGCCGCACCATCCCGCGCAGCATCATCCTGACCGTGCTGACCGGCGGCGGCATCTTCATCGCCATCTCCTTCCTCATGCAGTGGGCGCACCCCGGCGGCTCCTTCACCGACGAGAACTCCGCCGGCTACCTGGTGTCCACCACCGTCGGCGGACACACCTTCGCGGACGTCGCCAACATCGTCGGCATGCTCGGCGGGTTCGCCTCCTGCGTCGCCATCCAGGCCAGCACCAGCCGCCTGATGTTCGTCATGGGCCGGGACGGCGCCCTGCCGCGGCGGATCTTCGGGCGCCTGCACCGGAAACTGCTCACCCCCGTCACCAACGTGCTGGTCATCGGCGGGATCGGCCTGCTCGCGCTGAACCTGTCCCTCGCCGACGCCACCTCCTTCATCAACTTCGGCGCGTTCCTCGGCTTCGCCGTCGTCAACCTCTGCGTGATCGCCTACGCCGTGCGGCAGTGGCGTTCCGGAACCCGGCACTCACGCGTCCGCTACGTCCTCCTGCCCGCCGCCGGTGCCGCGGTGGACGTCTACCTGATCACCCAACTCGGCGGAACCGCCGTGCGACTCGGCCTCGGCTGGCTGATCCTCGGCATCGTCTGGCTGGCGGTGATCACCCGGGGCTTCCGCCGGCCGGCCCCCGAACTGCGGCTCCAGTCCACCGACGACACGTCCGCGCCGCCCGAGGCCACGGGCTCCCGCGTGCGAACGGCGTGA
- a CDS encoding NlpC/P60 family protein — protein MPKRKGRPVVHTATVLALLAGSAYFTYELRKDEQAKVPAAQTVTDNALQNSGKATGKQTWERLNDPARSVLRDGKGAIIATFTDGARTATLKGPSRTFTEPANTSTKVITDDWVRLMSEPWTKGAENQQWFKDWFKQNYGSQEDDIFAIAFQYVQGVPVKKDSAGVPYAGDAVFGPYKADGVDRLEQNDFYDYLGIPYTFRSGTTMSPRQERYRALDCSGFMRMVWGYRSRYPLMASDTLGDGLPRSANGMARSKTGVDIIKLQGPSPWYTRPKNTDMLQPGDLLFFKMDHRTADHIDHVALYLGLDTEGHKVFISSRKEQNGPTIGDAGGVSRIDGNGFYAKLFRSAKRL, from the coding sequence ATGCCGAAGCGCAAAGGCCGCCCCGTCGTCCACACGGCGACGGTGCTGGCGCTGCTCGCGGGCAGCGCGTACTTCACCTACGAACTACGCAAGGACGAACAGGCGAAGGTCCCGGCCGCCCAGACGGTCACCGACAACGCCCTGCAGAACTCGGGCAAGGCCACCGGCAAGCAGACCTGGGAGCGCCTGAACGACCCGGCGCGATCGGTGCTGCGCGACGGCAAGGGCGCGATCATCGCCACCTTCACCGACGGCGCCCGAACCGCCACCCTCAAGGGCCCGTCCCGCACGTTCACCGAACCGGCGAACACCAGCACCAAGGTGATCACCGACGACTGGGTCCGGCTCATGTCGGAGCCCTGGACCAAGGGCGCCGAGAACCAGCAGTGGTTCAAGGACTGGTTCAAGCAGAACTACGGAAGCCAGGAAGACGACATCTTCGCGATCGCCTTCCAATACGTGCAGGGCGTGCCGGTCAAGAAGGACTCCGCGGGCGTACCGTACGCGGGCGACGCGGTGTTCGGCCCGTACAAGGCGGACGGCGTGGACCGCCTGGAACAGAACGACTTCTACGACTACCTCGGCATCCCGTACACCTTCCGCAGCGGGACCACGATGAGCCCGCGCCAGGAGCGTTACCGCGCGCTGGACTGCTCGGGGTTCATGCGGATGGTGTGGGGCTACCGGTCCCGCTACCCGCTGATGGCCAGCGACACCCTCGGCGACGGACTGCCGCGTTCGGCCAACGGCATGGCCCGGTCCAAGACCGGCGTCGACATCATCAAGCTCCAGGGCCCGTCCCCCTGGTACACCCGCCCGAAGAACACCGACATGCTGCAGCCCGGGGACCTGCTGTTCTTCAAGATGGACCACCGCACCGCCGACCACATCGACCACGTCGCCCTCTACCTGGGGCTGGACACCGAGGGCCACAAGGTCTTCATCTCCAGCCGCAAGGAGCAGAACGGCCCCACGATCGGCGACGCGGGTGGTGTCTCCCGCATCGACGGCAACGGCTTCTACGCCAAGCTGTTCCGCAGCGCGAAGAGGCTGTGA